The Saccharomyces mikatae IFO 1815 strain IFO1815 genome assembly, chromosome: 13 genome has a segment encoding these proteins:
- the PEX9 gene encoding Pex9p (similar to Saccharomyces cerevisiae YMR018W) produces MNEVTCSVTNGNPIHKINNEVRLKRNNLDKSSGFQNSGSAACNAKTIEYIFTNCPRGVSANRIDFQIALPVGNFRHNCNGGKELSRLEDQWSKEFSCSYRNKSADVIKPGRGKPEKCLINFHDKHFSPYHHTAHHQKRIYPFKRAYHDSPSFSNGWETQFKLVENQLINDLIIENNPEEKTIGYEYVAEYEETIDFKHKLLAVSQTYQFLKSNSYLYERDPYKIGCVLMENGSNLNEVVMAFEAAVSQDSNHSNAWLKLGIVNIENEDENNGEQALRNCLNLDPNNSSAMESLAIHYINQQNESESLKFFYKWIISKFSGFLHLFAGKDKKSVHEIPEKSHIVHILESLLSLRITKADRYDIYSVLSVLYYSDQKIQQSLESLELLLSERPNNGILWNRYGAILANTKSYNSAINAYNKSKQLRPNFTRVRYNLAIAYLNEGDYVRASRMLIEVILLRINGYKHSKAKIQSKFMQNLKNTLIALKKFDLLDDLIKSSQDVELLLSTLKDIYNKIG; encoded by the coding sequence ATGAACGAAGTAACTTGCTCCGTAACCAATGGAAACCCCATTCATAAGATTAATAATGAAGTAAGACTGAAACGGAATAATTTAGATAAATCCTCCGGTTTTCAGAATAGCGGTAGCGCCGCATGTAATGCTAAGACAATAGAATATATCTTTACTAATTGTCCAAGAGGCGTCAGTGCCAATAGGATAGATTTTCAAATTGCATTACCGGTTGGTAACTTTCGCCATAACTGCAATGGCGGAAAAGAACTGTCACGACTTGAAGACCAATGGTCAAAGGAATTCTCTTGTTCTTACAGGAATAAAAGTGCCGATGTGATTAAACCTGGCCGAGGCAAACCTGAGAAATGCCTCATAAATTTCCATGATAAGCATTTTTCACCTTACCATCATACAGCACATCACCAGAAGCGTATATATCCTTTTAAAAGGGCGTACCATGATAGCCCATCATTTTCTAATGGTTGGGAAACGCAGTTCAAATTAGTTGAAAACCAGTTAATAAATGACCTTATAATAGAAAATAAcccagaagaaaaaaccattGGTTACGAATATGTGGCCGAATACGAAGAAACAATAGATTTTAAGCATAAGCTGTTAGCTGTATCACAAACATATCAATTTCTAAAATCAAACAGTTATCTATACGAACGAGACCCATATAAAATAGGGTGCGTGCTCATGGAAAACGGTTCTAATTTGAATGAAGTTGTAATGGCTTTTGAAGCAGCCGTTTCCCAAGATTCGAATCATTCCAATGCATGGCTAAAGTTAGGTATAGTTAACATCGAAAATGAAGACGAAAACAATGGCGAACAGGCTTTGCGAAATTGTTTAAATTTGGATCCAAATAATTCATCCGCTATGGAAAGTTTAGCAATTCACTATATCaatcaacaaaatgaaTCAGAGTcattgaagtttttttacaaatggattatttcaaagttttcagGGTTTCTGCATCTTTTCGCAGGAAAAGACAAGAAAAGCGTTCATGAAATTCCAGAGAAGTCTCATATAGTGCATATTCTAGAATCATTGTTGAGTTTGCGCATAACGAAAGCAGACCGATATGATATATATTCTGTATTATCGGTCTTGTATTATTCAGATCAGAAAATACAGCAATCTCTGGAAAGTTTAGAGCTTTTGCTATCTGAGAGACCCAATAATGGAATATTGTGGAATCGATATGGAGCTATATTGGCCAATACTAAGTCATATAACTCTGCTATAAATGCTTATAATAAATCTAAACAACTGAGACCAAATTTTACAAGGGTGCGCTATAATTTAGCAATTGCCTACTTGAATGAAGGTGATTATGTCAGAGCAAGTCGAATGTTAATTGAAGTTATTTTATTACGAATCAATGGCTATAAACACAGCAAAGCAAAAATCCAAAGTAAATTCATGCAAAATCTAAAGAATACTCTTATcgctttgaaaaaatttgatttaCTTGATGATTTAATAAAAAGTTCTCAAGATGTAGAATTACTGTTATCAACCTTGAAAGATATATACAATAAGATAGGATAA
- the UBC7 gene encoding E2 ubiquitin-conjugating protein UBC7 (similar to Saccharomyces cerevisiae UBC7 (YMR022W); ancestral locus Anc_2.569), whose protein sequence is MSKTAQKRLLKELQQLIKDSPPGIVAGPKSENNIFVWDCLIQGPPDTPYADGVFNAKLEFPKDYPLSPPKLTFTPSILHPNIYPNGEVCISILHSPGDDPNMYELAEERWSPVQSVEKILLSVMSMLSEPNIESGANIDACILWRDNRPEFEKQVKLSILKSLGF, encoded by the coding sequence ATGTCGAAAACCGCTCAGAAACGTCTTCTTAAAGAGCTTCAACAGCTAATCAAAGATTCTCCACCAGGCATAGTAGCTGGTCCCAAATCAGAAAACAACATATTCGTTTGGGACTGCCTAATTCAAGGACCTCCGGATACTCCATACGCAGATGGTGTTTTCAATGCTAAGCTAGAATTTCCTAAAGACTACCCATTATCTCCTCCTAAACTTACGTTCACACCCAGCATACTACACCCGAATATCTACCCAAATGGAGAGGTGTGCATATCCATTCTACACTCCCCTGGTGATGATCCTAACATGTATGAATTAGCTGAAGAAAGATGGTCACCTGTACAAAGCgtagaaaaaattcttttaagTGTTATGAGCATGCTGAGCGAACCCAATATCGAAAGCGGTGCAAATATCGACGCATGCATCTTATGGAGAGATAATAGACCTGAGTTTGAGAAACAGGTGAAGCTTTCTATTTTGAAATCTCTAGGATTTTAA
- the SPO20 gene encoding Spo20p (similar to Saccharomyces cerevisiae SPO20 (YMR017W)) produces MGFRKILASKSHHSRHHSRHHQNLKWQNHRHTLISNVTGSHETKYLSPSRIDKSSGSRRRDRLQVKIRSLRDKIHRQFHPSCISDKTSTAVDNEYPACKETKKDVFTAISLEELFPKSNRYQIREENEEETNSVIHRDLGRVENENDFPKYGNVEYEHHLENIQYDEDEIVGKLRSEIRSTKLRSVKTTNRTLEKAMEAQMSGKRVLQQLSCQSNQLTNIENNCDILKNQSNVADQKISELIHENRSLFALKSPNPFRKKREREKLNQINNLKLKQCQLQQETKKRAQESGKNLAINLTPGYTRYGQEEERKHILKDAQKYQFEPDEDDNRIEIDLYGNLEKIKVVSSNLKVMAHAFGREFEAQNTRMFDIENNVQQVDGALQAKRYRLDKVVGRKW; encoded by the coding sequence ATGGGGTTCAGAAAAATACTTGCTAGCAAATCGCATCACAGTCGTCATCACAGTCGCCATCACCAAAATCTCAAGTGGCAAAACCATCGTCATACACTTATTTCTAATGTTACTGGATCCCACGAGACAAAATATCTATCACCGTCTAGGATTGACAAGAGTTCAGGAAGTAGAAGACGTGATAGATTACAAGTAAAGATTAGATCGTTAAGAGACAAAATTCATAGACAGTTCCATCCATCATGCATAAGTGATAAAACGAGCACAGCAGTAGATAATGAATATCCTGCATGCAAAGAGACCAAAAAGGATGTTTTCACCGCTATTTCATTAGAGGAACTATTTCCCAAGTCCAATCGGTACCAAATTCGTGAAgaaaacgaagaagaaacaaatagCGTTATCCACAGAGATTTGGGTAGAGttgagaatgaaaatgactTTCCAAAGTATGGAAACGTAGAATATGAACACCACCTTGAAAATATCCAATACGATGAGGATGAAATAGTTGGTAAACTCAGGTCTGAAATTAGAAGCACAAAATTGAGGTCTGTTAAAACGACGAACAGGACGCTTGAGAAAGCCATGGAGGCTCAAATGTCTGGAAAGAGAGTTCTTCAACAACTGAGTTGTCAGAGTAACCAACTCACCAATATCGAAAACAATTGTGATATACTTAAAAACCAATCTAACGTGGCAGACCAAAAAATTAGCGAACTCATCCATGAGAATAGAAGCTTGTTTGCATTGAAGTCACCAAATCCTttcaggaaaaaaagagagaggGAAAAACTAAATCAGATCAACAATCTAAAGTTAAAACAGTGTCAGTTACAGCAAGAAACTAAGAAACGAGCCCAGGAATCTGGAAAAAACTTAGCCATCAACCTTACTCCTGGCTACACACGGTATGGGcaagaggaagaaagaaagcatATTCTTAAAGATGCTCAAAAGTATCAGTTTGAGCCCGATGAAGACGACAATCGAATCGAAATTGACTTGTATGGgaacttggaaaaaataaaagtagtGAGCAGTAACCTGAAGGTAATGGCTCACGCTTTTGGCAGAGAGTTTGAAGCACAAAACACCAGGATGTTTGATATTGAGAATAATGTTCAACAAGTGGACGGTGCTTTGCAAGCTAAGCGATATAGATTGGATAAAGTGGTaggaagaaaatggtaa
- the FMS1 gene encoding polyamine oxidase (similar to Saccharomyces cerevisiae FMS1 (YMR020W); ancestral locus Anc_2.567) translates to MDTALPVKKAVIIIGAGIAGLKAASTLYQNGIRDCIILEARDRIGGRLQTVTGYQGRKYDMGASWHHDTLTNPLFLEEAQLSLGDGKKRFVFDDDNFIYIDEERGRVDHDEKLLLEIIDNEMSKFAELEFHQKLGVVDCSFFHLVMKYLLERRQFLTNDQIRYFPQLCRYLELWHGLDWKLLSAKDTYFGHQGRNAFALNYDSVVQRIYQSFPQDWLRLGCEVKSITREPSRNVIVNCGDGTVYNADYTIITVPQSVLNLSVSPSGDSRGRIQFQPALQPVIKEAFKKIHFGALGKVIFEFEKCCWSKESSKIVTLANSTDEFVRIVRNVKNLDELDSMLKKKGPKEHNNITCWDQPLLFVNLSKSTGVASFMMLMQAPLTNFIESIREDKERIFKFFQPVLNKIMKCLDSEDVLDGMNSLENHTAANKPVLKNVIVSSWTRDPYSRGAYSACFPGDDPVDMVVAMSNGQDSRIRFAGEHTIMDGAGCAYGAWESGRREATHISDLLQ, encoded by the coding sequence ATGGATACAGCTTTACCAGTCAAAAAAGCTGTTATTATAATTGGTGCAGGTATTGCAGGACTTAAAGCTGCATCTACACTATATCAAAATGGTATTAGAGATTGCATTATCCTCGAAGCGAGAGATCGAATCGGTGGCAGATTGCAAACTGTCACAGGTTACCAAGGTCGGAAATATGATATGGGTGCCAGCTGGCATCATGACACGTTGACAAatcctttatttttagaagAGGCTCAGTTAAGTTTGGGTGATGGGAAGAAAAGGtttgtttttgatgatgataatttCATTTATATCGACGAAGAACGGGGAAGGGTGGATCACGACGAGAAATTACTTCTAGAGATTATAGACAATGAAATGAGCAAATTCGCAGAATTAGAATTCCACCAAAAGTTAGGAGTTGTAGATTGctcttttttccatttggtAATGAAATACTTATTAGAAAGACGCCAATTTCTTACGAATGACCAAATAAGATACTTCCCTCAACTTTGTCGATATCTGGAGTTGTGGCACGGATTAGACTGGAAGCTTTTGAGCGCCAAGGACACATATTTCGGCCACCAAGGAAGAAACGCTTTCGCCTTGAATTATGACTCTGTGGTTCaaagaatatatcaaaGCTTTCCGCAAGATTGGCTAAGATTAGGTTGTGAAGTCAAATCGATTACACGAGAACCGTCACGGAACGTGATAGTGAATTGTGGAGATGGCACCGTATACAATGCTGATTATACCATTATCACAGTCCCCCAAAGTGTATTAAATTTATCTGTATCACCTTCTGGAGATTCACGAGGTAGAATACAGTTTCAACCAGCCCTTCAACCAGTAATTAAAGAGgcattcaagaaaattcacTTTGGGGCGTTAGGAAAAGTCATCTTtgagtttgaaaaatgttGTTGGTCGAAAGAAAGCTCCAAGATTGTGACTTTGGCCAACTCTACCGATGAGTTTGTCAGAATAGTACGTAATGTTAAAAATTTAGATGAACTGGACTCTatgctgaaaaaaaaagggccTAAGGAACATAACAATATTACTTGTTGGGATCAACCGTTGCTCTTCGTGAATCTATCAAAAAGCACAGGCGTGGCAAGTTTTATGATGCTAATGCAGGCACCGCTGACAaattttattgaatctATTAGAGAAGATAAAGAACggattttcaaattttttcaacctGTGTTGAACAAAATCATGAAATGTCTAGATTCCGAAGATGTACTTGATGGAATGAATTCGTTAGAAAACCACACAGCCGCTAATAAAccagttttgaaaaacgtTATTGTCAGTAGTTGGACACGTGATCCTTATTCACGCGGAGCTTATTCGGCATGTTTTCCAGGAGATGATCCTGTTGATATGGTCGTAGCCATGTCTAATGGCCAAGACTCCCGTATAAGATTTGCAGGGGAACATACCATCATGGATGGCGCCGGCTGTGCGTATGGTGCTTGGGAAAGCGGAAGGCGGGAGGCAACTCACATCTCTGATTTGCTGCAATAG
- the MSS1 gene encoding Mss1p (similar to Saccharomyces cerevisiae MSS1 (YMR023C); ancestral locus Anc_2.573) has product MKTVLFLRSQLFSRPHFARSALRRYSGFTKPFTSQLPTIYALSTPAHQTSAIAIIRISGSLCKYIYSQLVRSNEKPPIRKAILRNIYLPTSFRAEQLHRQKESKLLLDSSLLLYFQAPHSFTGEDVLELHVHGGKAVVNSILKAIDSLHDRSSGKDIRFAFPGDFSRRAFQNGKFDLTQLEGIKDLIDSETESQRRSALSSFNGENKILFENWRMSIIENMAQLTAIIDFADDNSQEIDNTDQIFHVVENNITLLRDEIITFMRKVEKSTILQDGIKLVLLGAPNVGKSSLVNNLTNDDTSIVSDIPGTTRDSIDAMININGYKVIICDTAGIREQSSDKIEKLGIEKARKKSIQSDLCLFIVDPTDSLKLVPENILTHVLSDTFKDKRVIIVVNKNDLVSSGDMVKVVNKLQIKFGEKYPIVSVSCKTKKGIESLIETLTKNFKCLSQSNVDSSPIIVSKRVTEILKNDVLYGLEGFFSSKDFDNDIVLATENLKYAADGIAKITGQAIGIEDILDSVFSKFCIGK; this is encoded by the coding sequence ATGAAGACTGTACTCTTTCTACGGTCTCAGCTTTTTTCTAGGCCACATTTTGCCAGAAGTGCGTTAAGAAGGTATTCCGGATTTACAAAGCCTTTTACCTCACAGCTACCAACAATCTATGCATTGTCTACACCAGCACATCAAACCTCTGCAATAGCAATCATAAGAATATCGGGTTCTCTGTGTAAGTACATTTACAGTCAACTAGTACGTTCAAATGAGAAGCCACCGATAAGGAAGGCCATTTTGAGAAACATATATTTGCCGACTTCTTTTAGAGCAGAACAACTTCACCGTCAAAAGGAAAGTAAACTATTATTAGATTCCTCGTTACTATTGTATTTCCAAGCTCCACATTCTTTCACTGGTGAGGATGTACTAGAACTACATGTTCACGGTGGGAAAGCCGTAGTTAATAGTATACTAAAGGCAATCGACTCGTTACACGATAGAAGTAGCGGCAAAGATATAAGATTTGCATTTCCCGGGGATTTCTCCAGGAGAGCATTTCAAAATGGAAAGTTTGATCTCACTCAACTTGAAGGTATCAAAGATTTGATTGATTCGGAAACAGAATCTCAAAGAAGATCTGCCTTGTCAAGTTTCAATGGGGAAAATAAGATCCTGTTTGAAAATTGGAGAATGTCTATTATAGAAAATATGGCTCAGTTGACCGCTATTATAGATTTCGCCGATGATAATAgtcaagaaattgataataCAGACCAGATTTTCCACGTGGTAGAGAATAACATCACACTTTTACGAGACGAGATTATTACTTTTATGCGAAAGGTGGAAAAATCTACAATTTTGCAGGATGGAATAAAGTTAGTACTACTTGGCGCTCCCAACGTTGGTAAGTCTTCATTAGTGAATAACTTAACTAACGATGATACATCGATTGTCAGTGATATACCTGGCACGACTAGGGATTCGATTGATGCTATGATAAACATAAATGGCTATAAGGTTATTATTTGTGACACTGCAGGAATAAGAGAGCAAAGTTCTGATAAGATCGAAAAACTGGGCATTGAGAAAGccaggaaaaaaagtatacaGAGCGACTTGTGTTTATTTATTGTAGATCCCACCGACTCTTTGAAACTTGTGCCTGAAAACATCTTAACCCATGTGCTATCGGATACCTTTAAGGACAAGCGAGTGATTATTGTAGTCAATAAGAATGATTTAGTTTCTAGTGGTGACATGGTAAAAGTTGTAAATAAACTACAAATTAAATTCGGAGAAAAATACCCCATAGTGAGCGTGTCTTGCAAGACGAAGAAGGGGATAGAATCATTAATCGAAACCCTGACaaagaatttcaaatgCTTGTCTCAGTCAAACGTCGATTCTAGTCCTATTATTGTTTCCAAAAGGGTTACTGAAATCCTGAAAAATGACGTACTTTACGGTCTGGAAGGGTTTTTTAGTTCtaaagattttgataatgatataGTTCTGGCTACAGAGAATCTAAAATACGCAGCAGATGGAATAGCCAAGATTACGGGACAAGCTATTGGCATTGAAGACATTTTAGATTCAGTGTTTAGTAAATTTTGCATAGGGAAGTAG
- the STB4 gene encoding Stb4p (similar to Saccharomyces cerevisiae STB4 (YMR019W); ancestral locus Anc_2.565), which produces MTTIGNTTDALEINAAAAAVSKENGRGRLRVQKACEICKRRKVKCDGNRPCLNCSKHKKECRYDFKATNRRKKRRQATSLIQNVDKEYIETDVALSKDLLSKSNANVNAPSDFLSSSASNSPYSNGHYSNLPCTLPFMGARSNNAFNSGGNIHAENNTSVFAEDHMAKLLLQLGSKLRNTTKESSHKANEANGDDDDVNTNLTTINIVNNRAGSKPNCRSGLCGSSEALDSNNINSEKNKIISSQITNMVNGHFESPWQTFSLDKYRFHRRYQNILPYYLGASILMDLSPETIEYAKLKRPRVQNYGWNLSGGHYLKYKEEFKSHNKQISNESKFFNFDDPVHLFLVNKLLRYYFDEINPVFSIIHEATFWQQYNNKFLRQGKQNNSSAKLFTSMLYLILSTTLRFREGHLDGQKGEGINSESSLNITLEEESVLVKRPSIEEKMFKYAYSIINTLTFEWESFELIQSWLLIAFYFRTCYRQTACWNALSQAVNMCNGMSLYLNKFPEIHSSYDESKAWHCFWCCFIMDKLISFQMGRFYQLSLPVNDMYEQMNLVKSKKFLQEEDDWFHEETFQMLDLSIIVTRFLKRDAQDLNLNETVQLRSQLGQWYVTFITGNGINAYGDNRRSFYQVQPLMTYLDIRLTFEIRQLFCFVAPSSTANDKSLEYVVDTQLLLSHCQMATENLAEITKSNLFFVPWWLNLSQLFTVNLICIIYLHAGIAITQNKAIMQSCRQIWQTLESSKPKNPPSMLPECLWCLKMLNHMFCIRLRDSALELETTLGTDHGDDTPNRNKFEQFKKVGDRDADIEVDTEEREEENMDEKQEHPPKNDRNVPLATRSYNTTNFTGPMAISPAGGVPNLGKDNGLPSDVFDAVSNIRDSPDVFDDDLFSNLLWFDQKFA; this is translated from the coding sequence ATGACAACTATTGGAAATACTACTGATGCACTTGAAATTAATGCAGCAGCCGCAGCCGtaagtaaagaaaatggaagagGTAGGCTTAGGGTCCAAAAGGCTTGTGAGATTTGCAAAAGGAGAAAAGTTAAATGTGATGGAAATAGGCCTTGCCTGAACTGCTCTAAACATAAAAAGGAGTGCCGTTACGATTTCAAAGCTACAAACCgtcgaaaaaaaaggcgACAGGCTACATCGCTCATACAAAACGttgataaagaatatattgaaACTGATGTGGCTCTTTCCAAAGACTTGTTAAGTAAATCAAACGCCAACGTCAATGCTCCTTCAGACTTTCTCTCCTCGTCTGCTAGCAACTCTCCATATTCCAATGGGCATTATTCTAATTTACCATGCACTTTACCCTTTATGGGTGCTAGATCAAATAATGCATTCAATTCTGGAGGCAATATACATGCGGAAAATAATACGAGTGTTTTTGCTGAGGATCATATGGCTAAATTACTACTACAACTAGGCTCGAAACTGAGAAATACTACTAAAGAATCATCTCATAAAGCCAATGAGGCcaatggtgatgatgatgatgtgAATACAAATCTGACTACTATAAACATAGTGAATAACCGAGCAGGGAGTAAACCTAACTGCAGATCCGGTTTGTGTGGTTCTTCAGAGGCTCTTGATAGCAACAACATTAAttctgaaaagaataagattATCAGCTCTCAAATAACCAACATGGTTAATGGTCATTTCGAATCACCATGGCAgacattttctttggatAAATACAGATTCCACAGACGTTACCAGAACATTTTACCCTATTATCTTGGTGCATCAATTTTGATGGATTTATCACCGGAGACAATAGAGTATGCGAAGTTGAAGCGACCAAGAGTTCAAAACTATGGCTGGAACTTATCCGGCGGCcattatttgaaatataAGGAAGAGTTCAAAAGCCATAACAAACAGATAAGCAACGAATCtaagtttttcaattttgatGACCCTGTTCACTTATTTCTCGTTAATAAATTACTAAGATattattttgatgaaataaATCCTGTTTTCAGTATAATTCACGAGGCAACATTTTGGCAACAGTACAACAATAAATTTCTACGGCAAGGTAAACAAAATAACTCATCTGCGAAGTTATTCACCTCGATGCTTTATCTAATTTTGTCTACTACACTTAGGTTCAGAGAAGGGCACCTAGATGGTCAGAAAGGAGAAGGAATTAATAGTGAATCATCTTTGAATATCACTCTCGAAGAAGAGTCCGTTTTGGTGAAAAGACCATCTATAGAGGAGAAAATGTTTAAATATGCTTATTCGattatcaacactctgaCCTTTGAGTGGGAATCCTTTGAATTAATACAATCATGGCTTTTGATAGCCTTTTACTTCAGAACCTGTTATAGACAAACAGCGTGCTGGAACGCGTTAAGTCAAGCGGTGAACATGTGCAACGGGATGAGTCTATATTTAAACAAATTCCCTGAGATTCATTCCAGTTACGATGAATCAAAAGCGTGGCATTGCTTTTGGTGTTGCTTTATAATGGATAAATTGATAAGTTTTCAAATGGGTCGTTTCTACCAGTTATCATTACCCGTTAATGATATGTATGAACAGATGAATCTagtgaaatcaaaaaaattcttacAAGAAGAGGATGATTGGTTTCACGAGGAAACTTTTCAGATGCTAGATTTATCTATAATAGTGACACGATTTCTAAAAAGAGATGCCCAGGACTTAAATTTAAATGAAACTGTGCAATTAAGAAGTCAACTTGGTCAATGGTATGTCACTTTTATAACTGGAAATGGAATTAATGCATATGGCGACAATCGTCGTAGCTTCTACCAAGTTCAACCGCTCATGACATACCTAGATATAAGATTGACTTTCGAAATTAGACagttgttttgttttgttgcTCCTTCATCTACTGCAAATGATAAATCCTTAGAATATGTTGTAGACACTCAGTTGTTGCTTTCGCACTGCCAAATGGCAACTGAAAATTTGGCTGAAATTACAAAAAgtaatcttttttttgttcccTGGTGGTTAAACCTTTCTCAGCTATTCACAGTAAATCTGATATGTATTATCTACCTTCACGCAGGAATCGCCATAACCCAGAATAAGGCAATCATGCAAAGCTGCAGACAAATATGGCAAACTTTAGAGAGTTCTAAGCCCAAGAATCCCCCTTCAATGCTACCTGAGTGCTTATGGTGTTTGAAAATGCTAAATCATATGTTTTGTATACGATTGAGAGATTCGGCCCTGGAATTGGAAACCACTCTCGGTACTGACCACGGTGATGATACTCCAAACAGAAATAAATTCGAGCAGTTCAAGAAAGTAGGTGACCGCGATGCGGACATTGAAGTCGATACTGaggaaagagaagaagaaaacatggACGAGAAACAAGAACATCCGCCAAAAAATGACAGAAATGTACCATTAGCCACAAGATCTTATAACACCACTAATTTCACTGGCCCAATGGCAATTTCTCCGGCAGGTGGGGTACCAAATTTAGGTAAAGATAATGGCTTGCCATCAGATGTGTTTGATGCGGTCAGTAATATAAGGGACTCTCCGGACGtgtttgatgatgatttattttccaatttaCTATGGtttgatcaaaaatttgcataa
- the MAC1 gene encoding Mac1p (similar to Saccharomyces cerevisiae MAC1 (YMR021C); ancestral locus Anc_2.568), whose protein sequence is MIIFNGNKYACASCIRGHRSSTCRHSHRMLIKVRTRGRPSPMAIRDAILVDSTSQSTEYENSAQIEGSCCSGMNQQPILFVRASAVRKARMINGKLHILMEEGCTAHEPKDISTFTDDGNKYITEMEFLRKHSPNAPATGTISPESTKSSSSNENKESTQVQQEPVRHFSTCCKKNKLHNQASNNKMDKEPSGDIFTPYGPLESASTFDDILQDDYDNSVPSVHDSSGTLTPQSATAAAVPQPSDIASKVEVLTHKGIFLSTQCSCEDEHCPCVNCLIHRSEEELNSYIEQSGVPLTNIGEAQITDKMMDYLDDCKCSNKECVCPPDNCTCDGCFSHSTNIISFEKFFFYGILNTRLTRKTQIKFKGKLVPSKYWWDFLKLQVPLMTDAQLELLDIHAWFQKLVSSYAPHLSDANTL, encoded by the coding sequence ATGATAATTTTTAATGGAAACAAATATGCGTGTGCGTCATGCATCAGGGGACATCGCTCTTCAACGTGTAGGCATTCCCACCGAATGTTAATCAAGGTGAGAACTAGAGGAAGGCCTTCTCCCATGGCTATTAGGGACGCTATTTTAGTAGACTCAACTTCTCAAAGTACGGAATATGAAAATAGTGCGCAGATTGAAGGTAGCTGCTGCAGTGGAATGAATCAGCAGCCAATATTGTTTGTGCGTGCCTCTGCCGTTAGAAAAGCAAGGATGATAAACGGTAAACTGCATATATTAATGGAGGAAGGCTGTACTGCTCACGAACCTAAAGATATTAGTACTTTTACTGATGATGGTAACAAATATATAACCGAAATGGAATTTCTTAGGAAGCACTCCCCAAATGCGCCAGCAACAGGAACGATATCTCCAGAATCTACCAagtcatcttcttcaaatgaaaataaagagagTACTCAGGTGCAGCAAGAGCCGGTACGacatttttcaacttgctgcaagaaaaataagCTCCATAATCAGGCTTCTAATAACAAGATGGACAAGGAACCGTCCGGTGATATATTTACACCATATGGACCTTTAGAAtcagcttccactttcGACGACATATTACAAGACGACTATGATAATTCTGTTCCTAGCGTGCATGATAGTTCGGGAACGCTCACCCCACAAAGtgcaacagcagcagcagtaCCTCAACCAAGTGACATTGCTTCCAAAGTGGAAGTTCTGACTCATAAGGGCATTTTCTTGAGCACGCAATGCTCTTGTGAAGATGAACACTGTCCATGTGTTAACTGTCTAATCCATAGaagtgaagaagaactgaATTCTTATATTGAACAAAGTGGTGTTCCATTGACCAACATAGGCGAGGCTCAAATTACCGACAAGATGATGGATTACTTGGATGACTGCAAATGTTCTAACAAGGAATGCGTGTGTCCTCCAGATAATTGTACTTGTGACGGTTGTTTTTCTCATTCTACAAACATCATTTCATTtgagaaatttttcttttatggCATTTTGAATACAAGGCTAACAAGAAAAACTCAAATAAAATTCAAGGGTAAACTTGTACCATCAAAATATTGGTGGGATTTTCTAAAGTTGCAAGTACCGTTAATGACAGATGCCCAGTTGGAATTACTTGATATTCATGCGtggtttcaaaaattggtcTCTAGTTATGCACCACATCTAAGCGATGCCAACACACTATAG